The sequence below is a genomic window from Ipomoea triloba cultivar NCNSP0323 chromosome 10, ASM357664v1.
AGATGTTCAGCGACGAAAATGCCACTGGCTGCTCTATCATGTGACAGTATCGAGATGGTTTGTAAACAAACTTCATGTATGTATGGGTGTTCATATATTTTCAATGGACGAATGTGACAATATAATGCTTGGTTATGTTTTAGAATGACACgaaaataagggtcaaataacaAATGGTTTTGTATAAATGCatgattgatatataatattcCGTATACTCTAAAGAACATGTTTATAGCCGGAACTACAAGCTGGCTGCAAGTAATGGGTTAGAATCTACTTGCTTTATGCTGTCCGCAACGTGAGCAACTACTCCAGCTCCAGAATTATGAAGCCATTCATTCTTCACCTGTTCCCGGGATTTAGTAATCAATTTAATCAGATAACCAAAGAAGCAATATAATAGTAAAAGATCAAGGTGCCGGTTTGAAACATACATGGATATTATTATGAGCAAAGAAGGGCCAAATTGCGGAGTGGAAGTTAACATCAACTTTCTTCCACCCCAATTGTTGCAAACCGCGTATCATTTCCTCTGTTTCAAAATTGCAAAACGCCTATACTGTCATTCTCATTTTGATTGCTGTAAAATAGATACGGTGgtataaaacataaaacacGACTACTATTAGCAGTAGTCATTGAACAATACCTTCCACAATTTCATGGTATTCTAATGTATTCTTCGTGCTAGGTTCGTTTTGTGCAGCCTCCTTCGCTTTGGCTGCTTCTGGAGGGAAATTAGGACCATTCGATAAAACTGGAGGGCAAGACTCGACACCTACAACATGCTTATAGCCATCCAATGATCGTGTAGGGGGCTGCAaaattaggatatatatatattcttactcCTTAAATAAGTGTGCAAAATTCACTGTTACAAAACTGATACAAGAAAATAATCAGAAATACATGAATTACCTTGACGAGTTCAATCTCCCTTCGTATTGAAGATGTCCGCCAACCAACCATGTCTAGGTTATGTCAAGAAATTTCAAGTAATTGAACAGTTTTGACGCTTAAAGCAAAATGAATAGCGAATGAGAAGTGAACAGGATACGGTCATAAGAGACATTGGCATAGATAATGCGGCATCTAAAAGCACCAAGTGCAGATCTGGAAGGAACAAATTAttaacaacaaatataatagtaataaaaataaaaatatatatagcagAGAAAAAATAACTGACGCAACATGAACAGCTTTAGTATAGATAAGTAGAAGCCTTGAAGGCCTATCAAATACTTACAAAAATTTCCCATCTTCACAATCTGATGCCATTTGTAAAAGAAGAGGTGGTTTATTTGGTTTACCATCTGTAAGGAAGAGCTGACTACCAGTTCGACCAACAAAAATCGGAGCCATTGGTGCAGCAAGCTTTTCCAAGATATTGACTCCCAAGAGAAATGGAAGCTGAATCATAAATGAAATCAAGTATCAGAATTTCAACTCCTTGTACTCAATCTGACAGCAAAATATAAAGACGATAGTGTCTATAATGTAGTTCACGAAATCTAACCACAACTTACACAAAACTAGGAgcattaaaaatacaacaaacATAAGAGATTCTCTACTGATTGTAATCCCCCCAAAAAAGGACTTATTTCTTGGTTACAAATAgtaatttctcaaaatatttaatattgatAAGGTTACCCTTCATAAATCACCAGATTAATAAATGATAATTAAGCAACAAGACTAGAACTATTCTAGGAAAAGTAAGGGCTTTAAGAAATACCtctcataatatttaaaaagtttaatgaGCTTATTCTTCATATTCATTGAACTCAtagatgaaatatttttaagaaTCATTATTGAGCCCAAATAATATTTCCCATTTGTAGGACTAATCTGTCAGAATCCCAAAAGTATGAGCCCTCTCTAGAAAAGAATCATTATTGAGcc
It includes:
- the LOC116031526 gene encoding putative lipase YOR059C isoform X2, with translation MNASQGVVPSPRGIIKVGDEPDHLLVLVHGIMGSPSDWTYIQAELKRRLGSNFLIYASSCNCYTKTFTGIDGAGKRLADEVMQLVKERESLIKISFLSHSLGGLIARYAISVLYTPSPSSAQSDGMHTSRSGNANPMCSSNKGLIAGLEPINFITLATPHLGVRGNKQLPFLLGVNILEKLAAPMAPIFVGRTGSQLFLTDGKPNKPPLLLQMASDCEDGKFLSALGAFRCRIIYANVSYDHMVGWRTSSIRREIELVKPPTRSLDGYKHVVGVESCPPVLSNGPNFPPEAAKAKEAAQNEPSTKNTLEYHEIVEEEMIRGLQQLGWKKVDVNFHSAIWPFFAHNNIHVKNEWLHNSGAGVVAHVADSIKQVDSNPLLAASL